The genomic interval GTAGGTGGATTATTTATATCAGGAATGGGCACACAATATATCGTATTAGGAGGATTACTATTCTTGATATTGAGTTTAGTATCTATTGTACTGAGAAGTTATATGTATAGTCCTAAAACAAAACAACTTGCTAGCTAAGGAAATAGTATGTTAGTGAACTTTTGTACTTAAACAATGGGTGCGTAACTTCAAGATCCAGCCGCCATCTTTGGCGGCTTTTCTTATTTGACTAATGGACAGGATAGTTCAAGAAGGAATTGTAAAAATGTTTACAGAATAAATGAGTATTAGCGGGAATCCAAAGGGAGTGGATGTCTTAATGCTTCAACAGATTAGAATAGCGAATTGGTTATTAGAAGTTGATATTGATAAAACACGTGAATTTTATAGCAAAGATTTAACAAATCTGTAATTGCTTATATTGTAAAAATTATGTTGAAGCTTGTAAGGATTTAAAGATTTCTATATCTTATGTTTTCACCAAACTAGGGATTAATCCAACAAAGCCAGCACATCTTTCTCAATTCCCAACCGAAGAAGCTATGACACGATTATACTCAGGGAATTATCATTTAGTAGGCAAAGTGTTAGAAGGAGAATTGAGTACATCGTCCAACTGGAATGAAACTAATACTACTCAAATAAAGAATTTCACATTTGGGTTTTCAAACGACCTAGAGTTTATTCCAGGAGGTTTTCCTAATCCTATCCTTCAGTTAGATTTGGCGGCTGATATTCCTTGGGTTCTTGATGAAAAGCCAGATGTAATTTAAATAAAAAAAGATTGAATAAAATGCCAAAATACATATCAGAAAATTGTTTTGAGTATATGATTGGCAATCCGTTTATATAGAAAAATTCAAAGTCGAAAACAATAATCTTTATTTAACATATGAGAATCTAGAAATTTCAAATGAACACCCTCTAAACCCGTTTGGAACAGAAGGGGAAACGAATGAAGCGGTTTTAGTTTTTTATGACTTCGAGGTACTAGATTCTGGATATTATGATTGTTCACAAGTTCAAAAACAACTTAAAAGCTATGATAAATGCCCATATGTTCCAATTCAACTTTTACAATTAATAAATGACTTTACCATTGTTACTGAAAATATAAAAAGAAAAAATAAATCATTTTTCATACAGTCTTTTGAAGGCTTTCCTTGGCATTATGGTGAAGACAATTGGGGATACTTTAAGCTTAAATATACACGAATGGAATTGATGTGGGATTCTTTTTATAACCAAAATGATAATAGTGATCGTTATTGAGCTAACGGGTGGTTTACTTCAATAAGAAGTAAGCCATTTTTATTTCGCATTTGACATAAAATGCGACACAAGAAATTGGTCAATAAGAATTCAGCTTAATAATTTGTATTGTATTACTTTTTACTTTGCATTAGAGCTTGGATAACAGCACCAATGGCTTGAATCCAACTACCAACAAAATTAACGCCGTTTGCCTGTTGTCCTTTTAAATTAATAATGCCCGATATAGCCTGTAGTGAGTTACCAATTGTTTGTAAAAGTGCCCCGTAGATACTATATAAATTATCAATGGAAACTTTATTTTTTTCTAATAGTTCAGGGATGGACAGACTGCTTCCTAGCGCTTGAAGTAAATTTCCTTTTATACTTAATTCTATATTTTTTTCTTCGTTATTCTCGTATAAAAGAAGGCCAACAATAACCATGGAGTTTCCAATAGCTTGTATTTCGTTACCAATTTTATTTAAATTAAAACTTCGTATAGTATCTGCTAAAAGTGCATTTCCAGTAGCTTGCATGACATTACCTAATAATGAAAGATTGTTTTGGAGTGTTTCGTTAATTCTTGATGAAGGGGTACTACCTATAGCAGAAATAATTGTACCTAGTGCTTGATCCCATGAGCCAAATAATGCTTTAAGTTCATTGTCCATTCTAGAGTACCTACCTTATGTTTTTAGATATTATATTCCGGAAAAGATAAATGGTATCGGAAATTTAATTACATCAGATTATTACATGATATTGATGAAAAAGGAGAAATGGAGTTTGTAGTGACGGTTATTACAAAGAAGCTAAATGTCGCTTTTCAAAGAAATTGCGAACTAAACAGTCTTCTTCAACTAAAGTGGCAGGTTAGTGCAATAAAGGGTCTAAGGGTTATAATTAAGGATGCAGCTTTATTAAAAAACTAGCAAGGTGTTAGGAAGAGGATAACAATGAAAAATAGAGAGGAAGCTATCGGTTACTGTATAGGGCTGGGTAATACATATGAAGATTACCCATTTCGCGATAAGAATTGGACGTTAATGCGACATATAGATAACAAGAAAGTGTTTGCGTGGATATTTAAAAAAGATGGCCATATTTGGATTAATGTGAAATGCGAACCCGGTTTTTTGGATTATTGGCGTCAGATTTACAATTCGGTAGTTCCGGCATTTCATCTTAATAAGGACCATTGGAATTCGATAATTCTTGACGGTACTGTTCCAAAGGAAGAAATTTACGAAATGATAAAACAAAGCTATATGTTAACTAAAAAAAGTAATAGTAAAGTTAATTTCAAAAAGTGAAGGCATTGATTCAGCAGGAGGGATTAATGCCTTTTTTTGTGGAATTTACTATGATTATGAAATAATCTACTTAAAGTAACGGGTGCTTTACTTCAAGAAGAAGTAGGCTTTTTTTCTTCAACTAAAGAAGCAGTTTAGTTGAAGAAATACATCCATCATAGTTAATGGCTCCTTTCGTGTGTAGCTCTACACTTGTTTTTTAGCTTATGACTAACGGGCGTAGTATTTACAGAGAAGAAAGCGATAATTACATGAGAAGCCTGACCCCCGCTATTTCGATTTCGACCGAAAAAAGCGATTTGGAAAAATTCCAAATCGACTTTTTTAATATTATTACTTTTTAGGTTTCTTATTTAAAATAAAGCGTAGTTCATTGATATCATCATCAGATAGGGTATCTTCCTGAATGAATTGGACAAGCATGGATTTCAGGGTACCTCCATAGATACGGTTGATAAATGATTCGGTCTCGGCACGCTGGCACTCTTCCTGTGTATAGAGCGGGTAAAAGGTGTAAACTCTTAGATCTTTATTGACACCTACTACATCTTTTTGAACCAATCGATCGAGAAGAGTACGTATGGTTTTCGGCTTCCAATCGGTACTCTCCTGTAAGGAAAATATGATGTCATTCGCTGTTTGAGGGGCTTTATCCCAAAGCACGTTCATGATTTCCCATTCTGATTCTGATATACTAGGAATGTTTTTCTCCATATTTCTCCCCTCCATTTTCTTTATAGATTCCTACATCTTTTAAAATTGATAAAGTAATTTCTCTCGCCTTGCTTCCAGATGAATCATCTTCATTTTGTATATTGGTAGCAAAGAAATAAGTATTGTTCTTCGTCTCTACATACCCGATAAACCAACCATTGATGTTTTTTCCATTCACTGCTCCTGTGCCTGTTTTTCCTGATAGGCGAGCTTCTTCATTCTTTTCTATGAGTAGTGCTTCCTTCACAGCTTTGATATGCATTTCCTTATATCCCAAGTGATTGTAATAAAAGTCTTGCAGCAGTTGGACTTGCTCGACTGGAGAAATTTTTAATGAGGATTCAAGCCAGAATTCACCATATTCCCCAGATACATCGGAATTTCCATAGTTTATCTCTTGTAGATTGGATTGTATTGTTTCAAATCCTGTTCTACGATCTAATTCTTGGAAATACCAGTTTACAGATTTTTGTAAAGCAGATGAGACATCCTGATCCATATTCCAAGCGTCATAGGGTTGCTCCGTCCCATCCCATGAAAGGGTGGATTCTTCGGGTGATATCACATTTGATTCTAGTGCAAATAAGGCACTATAGATTTTGTATGTGGAATCAGGTGATACCCGCAACGTACTTTTCTCTTCATTATAAATGCGATATTGCTGTGCATTATGATCATATAAAACAAAGCTTCCTTCATACCCTTTAAAGAATTGATGTAAATCCTCATAAACTGCTCCGTCATTATTAAAATAGTAGCGGTCGTTTTCCGTCGCAAATGCGGAAACGAAAGGTAATTGGATTGTCAAAATGATACTGGCCAACGCATAAATAAAGACGCTTTTTCTTATTGATTTTTTTACGGAATGCTTATAGGCAGAAATTTGTTCAATTCGTTTTTTGATTTGAAGCTTCGAACCGTTTAATTGTGTTACTAACTGTAGCTTACTTGACCGTTTTGAAAGATCCAAAAAATTAATGATTGTATTTCCATATTCACTAAATGAATTATCATCAAGTAATTGTAAAACAGATGTATCACATGCGATTTCCCGATCCAATCTCATTTCTCTAAAAGCAAGCCAGACAAGGGGATTAAACCAATAAATGATTTGATAGAACAATATCACGTAATTTGTCAGCAAATCCTTGTTTTTATAGTGATTCAGTTCATGAAGAAAGATATACTCGTAATTTTTCAAGCTAAGCCAGTTTTTATGCTGAGAAGGTAAGACGATATATGTTTGAAAAAGTCCGAATATCATTGGAGATTGGACTCTTTTCGAAATAACAATCTTTATTGATTTTTTAATCTGTAGTCTTTTCTTGCATTCTTCGAAAAGCACGAGAACTTCTTGATTGGAAAACGCAGAAGAATAATTCTTTATCTTTCTAAGTGTGAGCAATCCACGAACCATAGTAAAGGTAAATATAAGCATCCCTGACATCCATAAACCTATCACTCCCATATTAAGTAAGGACAGGTCCGCCCGATTGACCGATACAGAAAAGTCTTGTATTAGGTGTAGGCCCTGCATCATATCAGTTCCGGTTATTTCCATATTGGAGCTGGGTGCATGAGTCTGATATGTATCCCCACCGCTAAAGAGAGAACTAAAATTATATAAATCAGTAGGTATGAATGGAAGTGCTAAAGCCATAAAAAGTAACATCCACAAATGATAGTACCATTTTGCTGTTAATTGTCTTCCAAACCATTTTCGTATAAGTAGAATAACAGTAACGGAAAATGAAGACACCAATAGACCTATTATAAAATGAGTTAAAAACATGTCCTTCAATACCAACTCTCTTGATTTTTTAATTTTAAAAAACAGGTATATAGCATATTTATAGTGGCTTGATGGTAAAAAAATAAAGAATTGACTTTATTTGATTACATATGTAATACTATACTACAGATGTAATCAGACTACAAATGTAATCTGTTAAAACTCCTTGCATGAGGTTGTTTTTTCAATTCGTACATAAGAGTCTAATCAAATAATTAGGAGGTCTACATCATGAACAAAAGATAGGATGCAAGAGTTAAAGATCCGGCTGCTATTCCAGGAGAATACATAATAAATATTTTTTAGAAAGAGGTTGAATTTTAATGAAATCATTGAGCAACATTTTTGGTACTTCCACATTCAGAAAAATTATGCCTGTACTATTTCTTTCATGTGCAACGCTTGTAGGTTGTTCAAACAATATCGTTCATGCTGAATTAACTAAACTCAAAAAACAAGAAACTGCCACTAATCATGATTTTGCTAAGCTTGAAGAAAAATTTGATGCTAAACTTGGTGTCTTCGCGTTGGATACTGGTACAAACCAAACAGTAACCTATCATCCAGATGAGCGTTTTGCTTATGTATCTACTCATAAGGCACTAGCTGTAGGAGCACTTTTACAACAGAAATCAATAGAAGACCTTAATCAAAGAATTACCTATACACGTGAGGATCTTGTTAATTATAATCCGATTACAGAAAAGTATGTTGATACGGGGATGACTCTTAAGGAGCTTTCTGATGCTTCTCTTCGATACAGTGACAATACTGCTGGAAACCTTATCCTTAAACAACTGGGGGGACCGGCTGGATTTAAAAAAGCACTGGAGGAAATTGGAGATAATGTTACAAACCCTGAGCGATTTGAGCCTGATTTAAATGAAGTTAATCCTGGTGAAACTCATGATACGAGTACACCAAGAGCACTTGCTACTAGTCTTCAGGCTTTTACATTGGGAGATACACTTCCAACTGAGAAACGTGAACTTTTAATAGATTGGATGAAGAGAAATACTACTGGAGATGCGTTAATTCGTGCTGGAGTGCCGAAAGGTTGGGTAGTTGCTGATAAAACTGGTGCAGGATCATATGGTACTCGAAATGACATTGCGATCATTTGGCCATCAAAAGGAGACCCTATTGTTCTTGCTGTACTTTCGAGTCGCGATAAAAAAGATGCTGATTATAACGACGAGCTTATTGCTGAGGCAACAGAAGAAGTAATTAAGGCCCTTAAAGTCAAAAATAAATAGAAAATGATTGTACTAACGTCGTAGGATAGTTCAACAAGGTTTATCATTTTAGTGGCAAAATATGTTTATAAGGTTAAATAGCGTTGATGCTATACCCTTTTTAGAATTTAAAAACCTAAACTTCCATATTACACAGATTTTGGAGGATGTTAACTATGATACAATATCTTGATATTACACAGCGATCAGTCGCAAAAAAAGTTCTTGATGTACAGATACCTTCTTATCAAGTAGAGGCGGAGATAATCGGTTTTAATGGTATCCCACAGTTAAATGATTCGGTCGAATCTCTAATGACAAGTTCTGAGATTTTTTATGGGTACTTTGTTGATACGAGTTTAGCCGGAGCTATCGCATTTGTTTTAGAAGATAATGTTTTAGATATCCACCGTTTGATTGTTCATCCTAATTATTTCCGTAAGGGGATTGGAGAGAGCTTAGTTCAATATATTCTCAATTTAGACACAGCAGTTAAAAAGTACATCGTAAGAACGGGAACTAAGAATA from Metabacillus sediminilitoris carries:
- a CDS encoding DUF6944 family repetitive protein, with product MDNELKALFGSWDQALGTIISAIGSTPSSRINETLQNNLSLLGNVMQATGNALLADTIRSFNLNKIGNEIQAIGNSMVIVGLLLYENNEEKNIELSIKGNLLQALGSSLSIPELLEKNKVSIDNLYSIYGALLQTIGNSLQAISGIINLKGQQANGVNFVGSWIQAIGAVIQALMQSKK
- a CDS encoding MmcQ/YjbR family DNA-binding protein — its product is MKNREEAIGYCIGLGNTYEDYPFRDKNWTLMRHIDNKKVFAWIFKKDGHIWINVKCEPGFLDYWRQIYNSVVPAFHLNKDHWNSIILDGTVPKEEIYEMIKQSYMLTKKSNSKVNFKK
- the blaI gene encoding penicillinase repressor BlaI, producing MEKNIPSISESEWEIMNVLWDKAPQTANDIIFSLQESTDWKPKTIRTLLDRLVQKDVVGVNKDLRVYTFYPLYTQEECQRAETESFINRIYGGTLKSMLVQFIQEDTLSDDDINELRFILNKKPKK
- a CDS encoding BlaR1 family beta-lactam sensor/signal transducer, which produces MFLTHFIIGLLVSSFSVTVILLIRKWFGRQLTAKWYYHLWMLLFMALALPFIPTDLYNFSSLFSGGDTYQTHAPSSNMEITGTDMMQGLHLIQDFSVSVNRADLSLLNMGVIGLWMSGMLIFTFTMVRGLLTLRKIKNYSSAFSNQEVLVLFEECKKRLQIKKSIKIVISKRVQSPMIFGLFQTYIVLPSQHKNWLSLKNYEYIFLHELNHYKNKDLLTNYVILFYQIIYWFNPLVWLAFREMRLDREIACDTSVLQLLDDNSFSEYGNTIINFLDLSKRSSKLQLVTQLNGSKLQIKKRIEQISAYKHSVKKSIRKSVFIYALASIILTIQLPFVSAFATENDRYYFNNDGAVYEDLHQFFKGYEGSFVLYDHNAQQYRIYNEEKSTLRVSPDSTYKIYSALFALESNVISPEESTLSWDGTEQPYDAWNMDQDVSSALQKSVNWYFQELDRRTGFETIQSNLQEINYGNSDVSGEYGEFWLESSLKISPVEQVQLLQDFYYNHLGYKEMHIKAVKEALLIEKNEEARLSGKTGTGAVNGKNINGWFIGYVETKNNTYFFATNIQNEDDSSGSKAREITLSILKDVGIYKENGGEKYGEKHS
- the bla gene encoding class A beta-lactamase — encoded protein: MKSLSNIFGTSTFRKIMPVLFLSCATLVGCSNNIVHAELTKLKKQETATNHDFAKLEEKFDAKLGVFALDTGTNQTVTYHPDERFAYVSTHKALAVGALLQQKSIEDLNQRITYTREDLVNYNPITEKYVDTGMTLKELSDASLRYSDNTAGNLILKQLGGPAGFKKALEEIGDNVTNPERFEPDLNEVNPGETHDTSTPRALATSLQAFTLGDTLPTEKRELLIDWMKRNTTGDALIRAGVPKGWVVADKTGAGSYGTRNDIAIIWPSKGDPIVLAVLSSRDKKDADYNDELIAEATEEVIKALKVKNK
- a CDS encoding GNAT family N-acetyltransferase; the encoded protein is MIQYLDITQRSVAKKVLDVQIPSYQVEAEIIGFNGIPQLNDSVESLMTSSEIFYGYFVDTSLAGAIAFVLEDNVLDIHRLIVHPNYFRKGIGESLVQYILNLDTAVKKYIVRTGTKNIPAKNLYKKFGFIEKEDEEVAPNVFLTIFESDRLTL